Sequence from the Flavobacterium sp. J372 genome:
ATCATTCTTTTGACATACGTTATGAAGGCCCGGGGTGGGAGTCAGACAAAGTGGGCTACAGGCTTTATCTGGACTGGCGAAATGCTATTGATATTTTCGGGAAAGTAACTGACACAATGGTGCTGCATAAAGTAGGCCTGGACGGTTTTGAGTCTTACCACCACATGAGCCCCTGGGGTATGGACATACTTAAAGCCGGAAAATCGCTTGGTATTGGCGCAATAGGAAGGTATAATGGCACTGAAGTATTACACTTTAACCAGGTTGATTCAACCTTTGCAAGGGTTGATAACAGCCCGAAATCTTCAGATGTGACAGTACGTTATAAAGGCTGGCAGACGGCAGGGGACAAGATTGATTTTGAATCGAAGCTATCTATAAGCCCTGGGCAGCGTTACACAAAACATACCATAAAGGCTTCTAAAAAAATTGAAGGTATTTGTACAGGCATTGTAAGCTTTAAAGATATTGCTTTGGTAAAGAAAGAAAGCACGAATAAGAAATGGGCCTATATTGCAACGTATGGTATGCAGACGCTTAATAATGATAAACTGGGGATGGCCATTTTTTATGAGACAAATACAGTATCACAGCAGGTAAAAGGCCCGCATGACCACCTGCTTATTTTTAAGCCTGCCACAAAGCCGGTAACATTCTATTTTCTAGGGGCATGGGAAAAAGAAAAAAATGGTATAACTACCGAAACCGAATTTTATAATTACCTTGACACAAAGCTGGCAGAACTAAACAAAGCCGGCAAAATATAAATTAACAAATGAAGTTGAAAGTGACATTGTTTACAATACGGGCTATCATAATGATTGCGTGTGTGTCATTTTCTGCTATTGCACAGGATAAGCCAAAAGCTGATGCGTTTTACAAAATTGTTGCACACGATGGCTCAGGAGACTATACAACCATACAGGCAGCTATTGATGATTCTAAATCATTCCCTCCGCAGCGTATAACCATTTTTATAAAAAACGGCACATACCATGAAAAGGTAAAAGTGCATGAATGGAACCCGGATATTACCCTGATAGGCGAAAGCCGGGAAGGCACAGTCATTACTTACAATGATTATTTTGCGAAAGTAAATACAGGCATTAATAGTACGTTTCATACCTACACAATGCTTGTGGAAGGTGATGGGTTTATTGCCAGAGACCTTACGATTGTAAACGCATCGGGCGATGCAGGGCAGGCGGTGGCATTGTCTGTCCATGCCAATAACGCAATCGTGGTAAACTGTTCCATTCTCGGCAATCAGGATACGCTCTATGTAAGCGGTAACGGTTTCAGGATCTATTTTGAAAATTGCCTCATAACAGGTACAACCGATTTTATATTTGGCAGTGCCACAGCCTATTTTAAGAGCTGTACACTCCATAGCCTCAAGAACTCTTACATCACGGCGGCATCAACCCCGCAGGGCGAAGCATACGGTTTTGTGTTTGATGATTGCCGGCTTACTGCTGAAAGAGGAATTGATGCCGTGTACCTGGGCCGCCCCTGGAGGCCTTACGCCAAAACGGTGTTTATAAATTGTATGATGGATGCGCATATCAAACCCGAAGGCTGGTATAACTGGAATAAACAAGAGGCTGAACGTACTGCTTTTTATGCAGAATATAATTGTTCAGGTACAGGATATAAACCGTCAGATCGGGTAAAATGGTCGTACCAACTCACCAAAAGGCAGGCAAAAGCGTATACTGTCGAAAATTGCCTGGGTGTTGCTATGGCTGCCAGAATCAAACAACTACAACTGAAATGAAAAACTACTTCTTAATATTCATAATGTTGGCGAGTGTGACTGCCATAGCGCAAAAAGTTACTATTTACGGGATAGGCGATTCTACCATGGCTGATAAAAAGAATCCGTCTCAAAACCCTGAGCATGGGTGGCTGCAGGTTTTCCCACAGTTTGTTACGGCAGACGTAAAGGTTGTTAACAAAGCAGTAAATGGGCGCAGCACCAGAAACTTTATTGAAGAGGGGAGGTGGGATTCCATCACCAGAGTTCTGAAAAAGGGTGATTATGTGTTTATACAATTCGGGCATAATGACGCGAAGGCTGATGACCCTAAGCGTTATACCAACCCCCCACACGGCCTATCGCTATAACCTTATGCGGTTTGTAAATGAAACCCGGCAAAGAGGAGCGGTACCTGTGCTATTTTCATCTATTGCACGGCGAAAGTTTAATGAACAGGGCGCATTGGTTAGCTCACATGGCGATTATTCCCTTGAGGTGCGGCTTGTGGCAGCTGAACTTAAAGTTCTTTTTATCGACCTGGAATATTATACTGAGCTTCTTGAGCAGTCATACGGCCCTGAAAAATCGAAAGAGCTGCACCTGCATTTTGCACCCAAAGAGAACCCTTATTACCCTGAAGGTAAAAAAGACGATACGCATTTGAGCATTAAGGGCGCAACCGAAATAGCGAAAATTGCTGCCCGTGAACTTAAAAAAACTATTCCTGCGCTAAGGAAATTTTTGAAGTAAGCCTTATTAAATGTTTATAAAAAATCTTACTTTTTTTAATTGGTTATATCTATCGGATATTCTCCGGGAAGTTAGTTCAGATAGTCAAAATCAAAAAGCCTCCTGTGATGAACAAGAGGCTTTTATTCACAATTCTACCAATTTATTTTACAACGGAATAAATCACATAGTCATTTTGCCCGAGCGCGGCTGTACCCATCAGCACCTTAGCGCTATTGGGGAGATTCAGTTTATGCTCCTTTCCGAAATTGACAACCACCGTTACGTCTCTGCCATCAAGTGTCCGGGTGTAGGATATCACATTATTTTTAAAGGTAAGTTCTTTGTATATGCCATATTGCAGTACAGGCTCACTGTTGCGCAGCGCGATGAGCTTTTTGTATTGATGCAGCAATGATGACTTTGCCGGCAACATCTTTTCAGTATTTATGCTTTTATAATTCCCGCTCACCTTGATCCAGGGCTTTCCTGTTGAAAATCCTGCATATCGGGTGGCATCCCATTGCATAGGGCTGCGCGACTTGTCGCGGTTATGCATGTTTGCTTCTGCAAGCGCCTTTTGTGGAGACAAGCCTTTCTCAATAGCCAGCTTGTAGTGTGTTTTTCCCTGTATGTCTACAATCTCCTCATAAGATTCAGCAATAATATTTTGCATCCCAATCTCTTCGCCATAATAAATAAAAGGCACACCTTTAGCCGTGAGCATTAATGCGGCCAAAGCTTCGGCCCGTTTCAGAGAGCCATTAGCCAGCCTGTCAATCATGCGGGGCATATCATGGCTGCCAAAGAAAAGGGTAGGGTAGCTGGCCATCTCTTTCTCCATACTTTGCAGTTCATTGTATATTCTCTCTGCTGAAAATTCAGGTATGCTGCCGAAATTGAAATTAAAGACCACATCTAGCAAGTCTTCACCCTGGTACTGCTTTAGTATATCAATTTTATCACTGCCTATTTCGCCTACAATGAACTTGTCCGGGTATGCATTTACTGTCGACTTTATCATCCGCATGGCATCTTTCACGCCGGGCTGGTCAATATCATTTTTATGCTGCTGTGCGCCGTCATTTACAGGGTTATCAACAGTAATTCCATCTGTCGTGAGAAAGTTGATTACATCGAGCCTGAAGCCGTCTACGCCCATATCAAGCCAAAAGTGCATTATGTTCTTAACTTCAGCTTTAACCTTTGGATTTTGCCAGTTCAGGTCGGCCATACGCACATCAAATTTGTGGTAATAATATTGGCCGGATTTAGCCTCATATTCCCATGCTGTGCCGCCAAAGAACGACTCCCAGTTATTGGGCTTATCTTTCCAGATGTAATAATCCCGATAAGGATTGTCTTTAGACTTCTGTGCTTCCTTAAACCATTTGCATTCGGTAGAAGTATGGTTCAGCACCATATCCATAATTACTTTTATATCTCTCTTGTGCGCTTCGTTTAAGAAGGTTTTAAAATCGGCCATTGAGCCATATGTAGGGTCAATGGCGTAGTAATCTGCTACATCGTAGCCATTGTCAACTTTTGGCGATTTTAAAAAGGGGGTAAGCCAGATACCTTTAATACCTAACTTTTGCAGATAGTCCAGCTTACCCGTAATACCGTTAAAATCTCCGTATCCGTCACCATTGCTGTCAGCATAGCTGGGCATGTATATTTGATAGAATACGGTTTCTTTCCACCATTTTTTGTCAGGCTGAGTATTTTGAGCCTTCAAAGATATATGAAGCATAAAGCAAATAGCAGAAAGGCAGATTTTAAAGGATTGACTTTTCATTTATTTTCCTTGTGCGTTGTAATCAACCACCACACCGTTTACAGTCATTTTTGAGCCCTTATAGCTTACTTTACCTTTTGCAGGCACCATCACTACAACGGCTGAATGTTTACCCCCGATGTTGATTTTAGTATTGCCCGAAACGTTCCTGGCAATGTATTTACCGGAAACTGTGTCATAAAGGTCTATCTTCTTTTTCCCAACATTAATGCTGATGGCCTTGCCATCATTATGCGGGTTATAGTACAGGAAAGTAGGATAAGCCTTATCACGGAAGAAATCTGTCGCCAGCAGGTCAAGCTGCAAGATGCCTTCAATATCAGTCGTTTTGATGATACTGCCAAAAATGCCCACATGCCCACTGCCGTATACGCTTAGCTGCGACTCAGGCGGGTTTTTGCCGGGTACCCACAACGGGCCATCACCTTGGGCTACAGGGGCTTTCACATGTTTGTAAGTATCCATGTTGGACCGCTCTATGATACCCTCGTAGGCAATTACGCCTTTAGATACCTCATTGGCAATCTGCGGGATAGTTTCGTGCTCGTCAGGCATATGCTGCGGATAAAAGAACTTTGAAGCATTGGCGGCATTCAGCATCCATTTGCCTATGGCGTTGGCATAACTCTGATCATAACGTACCATAGGTACCAGAGGCCAGGCAGCATCATACGTATTCATCAAAAAGCCGTAGCCCCCGTGGTCAACCGTGCTTCCTACAG
This genomic interval carries:
- a CDS encoding alpha-glucosidase, producing MPSYADSNGDGYGDFNGITGKLDYLQKLGIKGIWLTPFLKSPKVDNGYDVADYYAIDPTYGSMADFKTFLNEAHKRDIKVIMDMVLNHTSTECKWFKEAQKSKDNPYRDYYIWKDKPNNWESFFGGTAWEYEAKSGQYYYHKFDVRMADLNWQNPKVKAEVKNIMHFWLDMGVDGFRLDVINFLTTDGITVDNPVNDGAQQHKNDIDQPGVKDAMRMIKSTVNAYPDKFIVGEIGSDKIDILKQYQGEDLLDVVFNFNFGSIPEFSAERIYNELQSMEKEMASYPTLFFGSHDMPRMIDRLANGSLKRAEALAALMLTAKGVPFIYYGEEIGMQNIIAESYEEIVDIQGKTHYKLAIEKGLSPQKALAEANMHNRDKSRSPMQWDATRYAGFSTGKPWIKVSGNYKSINTEKMLPAKSSLLHQYKKLIALRNSEPVLQYGIYKELTFKNNVISYTRTLDGRDVTVVVNFGKEHKLNLPNSAKVLMGTAALGQNDYVIYSVVK
- a CDS encoding GDSL-type esterase/lipase family protein; translated protein: MKNYFLIFIMLASVTAIAQKVTIYGIGDSTMADKKNPSQNPEHGWLQVFPQFVTADVKVVNKAVNGRSTRNFIEEGRWDSITRVLKKGDYVFIQFGHNDAKADDPKRYTNPPHGLSL
- a CDS encoding DUF4861 domain-containing protein, which encodes MKTLKIIAALLLVSYNGVHSQETSKKKQAKTYAEISVKEDGKWEGRKYIGGTFKNVNSLRVADEHTDHSFDIRYEGPGWESDKVGYRLYLDWRNAIDIFGKVTDTMVLHKVGLDGFESYHHMSPWGMDILKAGKSLGIGAIGRYNGTEVLHFNQVDSTFARVDNSPKSSDVTVRYKGWQTAGDKIDFESKLSISPGQRYTKHTIKASKKIEGICTGIVSFKDIALVKKESTNKKWAYIATYGMQTLNNDKLGMAIFYETNTVSQQVKGPHDHLLIFKPATKPVTFYFLGAWEKEKNGITTETEFYNYLDTKLAELNKAGKI
- a CDS encoding pectinesterase family protein translates to MKLKVTLFTIRAIIMIACVSFSAIAQDKPKADAFYKIVAHDGSGDYTTIQAAIDDSKSFPPQRITIFIKNGTYHEKVKVHEWNPDITLIGESREGTVITYNDYFAKVNTGINSTFHTYTMLVEGDGFIARDLTIVNASGDAGQAVALSVHANNAIVVNCSILGNQDTLYVSGNGFRIYFENCLITGTTDFIFGSATAYFKSCTLHSLKNSYITAASTPQGEAYGFVFDDCRLTAERGIDAVYLGRPWRPYAKTVFINCMMDAHIKPEGWYNWNKQEAERTAFYAEYNCSGTGYKPSDRVKWSYQLTKRQAKAYTVENCLGVAMAARIKQLQLK